From Rana temporaria chromosome 5, aRanTem1.1, whole genome shotgun sequence:
TTCGGCTGGGAACCCCACTCTTGTGAAGATTCCCAGCAGAGCATCAGCAACCTTGTCTGTCCGGAGGCAGGAGAGAGCCACTGCCTCTGGATACCGTGTGGCATAGTCGACAACTGTCAGGATAAAACGTTTGCCTGAACTGCTAGGGATGGCCAAAGGCCCAATGATATCCACCGCCACCCTCTTAAAAGGTTCGTCAATCACAGGCAAAGGTTTTAGCGGAGCCCGCTGTACATCCCCTACCTTGCCAACTCGCTGGCAGGTAACACAGGACCGACAGTAGTCAGCTATGTCAGTGCGCATCGTAGGCCAATAAAAGTTATGCATCAACCGCCCTCGGGTCTTAGTAATTCCCAAGTGCCCTGCTAGGGGAATCTCATGAGCCACTTTTAGCAGCTGTCCCCTAAATTGACTGGGTACAACTAGCTGCCTGCTTCTTGTGTCAGATTCATTCCCCTCTGCAGGCAAACCTTCTCTGTACAGTTTCCCTTTCTCCCAGTAGAGCTTTTGTTTGCAATTCTCTGCAGGGGGGCGATCAGCTGAACTCCTGAGCTGTGCTAGTGTTTGGTCTGTCTGCAGTGCTGTTTCAAAGGCGGTaccacaagtcccagccagcAGTCCTGTGGCAAACAAGGACGGCTGCTGAGGCTCAACAGAGGTGGAGTCCGCTGGGTCAGAACAGGGAGAGGGCCCAGAGACCTCCTCCTGCTGTTCTGCGATCAGGGCCTGCACCTCGGCCGCCTTGGCAGCACTGCGAGTGACCACTAAAACTGGCAATGCATtatcatcaacatcaacatcagcaTCATCACATTTAACATTTATCATTGCAGCATCATTGGAACCTGTATCAGTTACCTTCCCAAGCAAGGGGGTCTCCTCTCCTGTTTCTGAATAAGGAGGACCTTGCACTTCAacttcaccctccccctccctctgtccatccACAGGTTGCCCAGATATTACCCCAACATCTGTACACAGTACCTTGGTAGGTCCAGAGAGTTCCGTGGGAGCATCCTGGGTGCTCTTAGCAGGGACGTAGTAAGAAACAAGGGTACCTAAATCAGCACCCAACAACACAGCAGTAGGGATCTCCTCTGAGACGCCCACCTCTCTCATCCCACTCCCAGCACCCCAATCGATGAAAACATAGGCACGGGGCACACAGGAAAGGGTTCCCCCCACTCCAGTGAGGGTAAGAAACTTCTCTGGGATGATGTCTGTTTCTTCTATCACCTCTGGTCTGACCAACGTAACTTCTGCTCCAGTGTCACGCAACCCTATTACAGTCCGGTGGCCTACGGTGACAGGCTGCAAGTTGGCATTGGTTCCTGGAGGTTTCCCACTGACGCACAGTACAGCAGAAGGGTTGCTGGCCGGATGGCCAGGTGATGTCAGCTTCTTCTGCTCAGGGCACTGTGCCTTGAGATGTCCGGCTTTCCCGCAGGTGTAGCATGTGCGATTATTAGTCAGGAATGCCTTGGCACCAGGAACTGCAGGTTCCATCTGCTGAGGGACTTGGTTGGCAGGTGGAGGAGGGGTTGCCATGTGAGATTTCCCTCCTTTCCAGCCGTTCGGAGGAGCCTTGCGATGGTCAGATACCCGAGAGTGGATATAGGTATCTGCCAGTTCTGCTGCTACTTTAGCCGAGTTTGGCTTTCGCTCCAGCACAAACTGTCTGACGTCTGTAGGACAGATGTGCAAAAGTTGATCTTCAATCATAAGATCTTCCAGGGACTCAAAAGAATCAGCTTTCAAGCCTTTAGTCCACTGCCGGAATGTGGTGCGTAAGCGACTTTCCACATCCAGGTATGAGTCCCCAGGCCCTTTTTGCAAGGACCTAAAACGCTTCCGGTAAACTTCCGGggttagctgaaacttttggatgATCGCAGCCTTTAGGGCCTCATAATCATTGCCCTGCTCTTCAGACAGTTCAACATAAGCATCCAGGGCCTTGCCTCGTAGCCCTGGCGTCAGGTACCGGGCCCATTGTGCTGGGGGCAGATGGTACTGACGGCAAGTTTTTTCAAACGACAGTAGATACACGTCAATGTCACTGTCCTTTTCCATAACAGGAAATTTGGCTGCCGGAGCTACTGGCAGAGCGGCATCCCTGTGCTCTAGGGATCCGGGGTTCTGAACCTGTCGCTGCTGCTGGAGCCTAGTCATCTCCAGTTCGTGTCGACGATCAGCTTCCCTCTGCGCAGCCTCCCTCTCAGCCCTGcgctcctctctctcagcctgacgctcgagaaactgcaggtacatcacAGGATCCGTTTCCCTGAGGCGTTGTAGCATTTCCTGCATTTGAGGAGAGTCCATGCTGGTTGCAAGCAATGGGGTGTTGGCCTGCTCATGCGGTGGCTTGGGGATAACAATCCGTGGTATTCCAGTGTCAGTCTCTGCTGGCCTATCCGGTGAGGCCGCCTCTGAACCACTGGGCTCTGGAGTAGCGGAACCCCTTTCTGGTCCGGTTCCCTCCAGGTTCTGGTTTGCCTGGATATCAAACTCCTGTAGGGCATGTATCAAGCCTTCACGATTTTTGCCATTAATGTCAATTCCTCTTCCTGCGCACTCAGCAGTTAGGTCATTTTTGTTCATCTTTTTATATGCTGATAACCCAGACATGTTGCAAGCAGAAAAGATAGAACAGAAAGCAGAGGTAGGAAAAAGGGGTAGGAAGGAGCTGTTGCTGTATGTCTCtctttaacacaaaaaaaaaaaaaaaatatatgcaccaGCTTGTCTCTAAGGACTGTTTCCAAAAAGGTTACAATCCTTCAGTGCAGATCTAATTCCTTACAATGCACTGAATGCTCTTAATGCAAAGCTATCCCGCTACGCTGCCAGCCAATATGTGACGAACGCGAGTGTCAGATCTCCGCCCTCCGCGCCAACTTGCGACGAAGGACAGGCCGACCTCACACCACGCTGTCACTTACGTAACAATGCCACTCTCAGCTGCGCCCAGCACAAAGATTTCCCAGCTTGCGGGACCACAATCTAAGTGCTAGTAGCCTGAGAGCGATTGTCACTGGGCTAatgacacaattaaccctttaactgccaccaCCAACATTGATAAGGAAGCGTTGGTACTCCCGTCAATTAGCAATACCAATTAGGATTTTAGAATAAGCGTCTGCTCAGAGGCCTTACTCTACACCAGTAGCGCTCTTCAAAAGGCAGAGGTTCGTTCATAGCTTGCATTAAGAGTTTTAGAGACAAGGTTAACACTTTTCAACATAAAAGGTTTATTACGAAAAGGGCAAACTTGGTGCAATAAAGtgttacagaaaaatatgttttaaagagaTAGCGACAATATACAGCGACAAAGTAATAGGGTAGaattgaagaagaagaatacttgcaATTAATGTCCAAGGTTGATCAGAGTTCGATCGATGAACTGGGTAATCGGTTCTCAAACTTGGCAGATGCTCTTGCTTGGATGGTAAAAGGAGAACTCCCTTGACTTGGCATCTCCTCTTTTCTGTCCCATCAAAAAGGGGTGTTGACACGACCAGTAACCAATTGTCTGGTCATCTGATTTAGGGGCTGGTTACTGGGAGGGTCCACATTCACGCCCATAACCCAGGTACACTTCGTGATACATATTCATATCTCTGCAGTTCTAATAGTTACAGACTACCAACATCCGTGTTATTGTAGAGCGTGATATTTGCTTTAAGAAAAGTCCAAACGTGACAAGTCTACCATGGTTAATCTACCTATGATGAATAAATGGGGCCAGGGTGCCTTCCGTATGATTGATCATATTCATGTCTGGGCTCGAaacgttacaaattatctgaggaAACTAAATATGTCTGTTGTTGGGCTGTGCTATGAGTTAGCTGGAAGTTATGAAACATGTGTAACGTTCATACTTATTCCTTAGTCTTCAGCGTTTATGAGTCTAAGGCATTTACGACAGGGGTCTGTGGACTCTCTGAGGTGAGAGGACGACAGTTTTACGACAGGCCAGGAACCCTGCCAGGAGACATTAAGAAACCTGGGTTGCTCTGTTTCTCGGAGGAGATAACAGATCTTTTGAAGTAGAATGCCTATGAATTCCTGAgaataagggagggagggagtgagtttctttccactgcttatactgttttaaaacaaCATGGCTGCTGTATGGTTCTTACACAACAGCTAGTCGCGTGTCCAGCGCGCAATATCGTTAcaagcgcgatttctcgaatatgctatattcgagtcgaatattcgcaatgcgaatattcgtgagcaacactatttattACATATAATTATACATCAACTCCTCCTTCCACTGGGGCTACGTAAGATTGGTTTCATATTAGGTATAAccaaggctttttttttcagggggaacttgggggaactcagttccaccacctctggcacagaccctttggtgcctgctcaccacaatcacttgtaaacacagaagtctggtttctgtgtttacaagtcatagctctgcactctgtgtgtaaccctcctgaactctgcactctgtatgtaatgcaatcctggtatttaatgcccttttaagacccttctactgtttgtgaaatctgaacggggtcgtggttgagttcctgcacctattttctgagaaaaacagCTCTGGGTATAACAGAGAGCAGTCTAGCCGCAAAAGCTGTAAACACTGGATCAAGCAGCAAAACCCTAATAGCTGTATAATAAAGTCTTGCTAACGCAGTCAAGTTGCAATAGCTGTATAATGAGGCCTGGATCAAGCAGTCAAGCAGCAGTAGCTTTGCAGTAAGAGCTGGACTTAGATtgcaagtagaaaaaaacttgttgGTAGGTGCAGCGTATTGACATCATTGAGAAGACTCAGGAATGCTGACAGCATCAACCATGATGAGCAAAGTGCAGCCTGGATGGTCTGACCAAAATGGGAAGCTTCCTGAAGAGTAGACGTAGTCCCTACCctctccctactccaccaaaacctTCCCTATAGCTGCCACTGTCCCAGACAGACGGGGAACCTGTCCCTAACCTGTCAACTCTCATAAGCGCACCAAACCCAGGGGTTAGAGTCTTAAACAGACTCTGCCTAACCTAAGATGGCTGTCTAAATCAAATGAAACATGTGAATTCAACCGGATCACTGCACAAGTAGTTGGTCGCCTTTACAGAGAGCCAGAAGAGGTCCAGTTGGTCCTATGTTTGAATTACTGGGCATAGAATTAACAGTGACCTCAGATCCTATGTTGATCAGGCAAGGGACTTCTTGATCATTGACTAGGGTGTTAATCACTTAATCACTTAATCagttatgagtaagcactgagcaTCAGTGCAAAACGTCAGCTGCGTATCCCGTTTTCGTTTTTTTGCTGTGGATTGTAGTGTATTACATTTTTCACCATTAAAGGACATTTTAGAAAGTTTTtccaggagtgcggctgtccaaatatttCTCTCTTTTGTTCTGTGTTAATCACTAAACATGGTGTGCCCATAGCTTCTGATCTAATGGCACCTTGTGTCAATGGTCTTGTGGGGTCGTCCTTCAGCCCTGGGAAATATTAGTTTAATGGAAGCCTACGGGCACTCTTGGATTCAGCCTGGCCACAGTTCCTGGCTACATGTCAAAAGCGGCCACGCTGCAGCACTTCTGATCCCTCCGCCCTTAGGCAGGCCAACTCCTGTTTGAATGTGGACATCTCTTTCTTCAAGATATAGCCCCTTATAGCCTTCTGCATGGCTGACAGTGGAGCTGGAACCAAGGACTCCTCTTTCAGATGAAGCGGTTCCTGCCTGTCACCACCACAGTTTTTTCTTCCTGTTCCCACACCACTGTGTCCACTACAGTATCACgtaatgtaaaacactacgacgtgctgagaaaaatgaagttcaatgcttctgagcatgcgtcgacttgattctgagcatgcgtagatttttaaccgatggacttgcccacagacgatcgttttttttttctatcggttttttaaccatcagataattttaaaacaggttctacgttttttcaccgatgggaaaaaaacaatggggcccacacatgatcggttcgtccgatgaaaacggtccaacggaccgttttcatcagacaaacctatcgtgtgtacgcggcataacagtgccATGATGGTCCCAGCTCCTCCTTCCACACTTGTAAAGAGGGGCATATCCTGCTGACTATGCTGTATTAGAAAATGGTAAAAAGAAACTGCGCTAGGATAATGCCGACAATGCTGTAatgcagggttcgacaaaatccgggctcccggtcgcaattgcgacaagaaattgtgacctggcgtccGCCGGTAAATGAGgcgccgcggcctcaattactggccgtcGCCGGCCTGCCGCGATCGCGCcgcgggggggaggtgggggcacacggaggcacaggatcctgtgtctccgtgcacccccaccTCCACCGCGGCGGGCCCGCAACGGTCGGTAATTTAGGCCGCgcctttgcagccttgtgaaggcccaagcttccttctgtgacctggggCCATCTGggggtggccgttggcattacaagtaaaacagcagttttattgtgtgtttttttactgttttcaatgccatctccttccctctaattagaagccGCAAacattatgaatatttttttattctaacaccctagagaataaaatggcgatcattgcaatactttctgtcacaccgtatttgctcagCAGTAAAAAATAagtcaacagtaaagttatcccaatttttttatactgtgaaagataatgttacgccaagtaaattgatacccaacatgtcacgcttcaaaattgcgtccgctcgtggaatgccgacaaacttttaccctttaaaatctccataggcgatgtttaaaaaaaagtttacatatgcgggcgctactcacgtatgtgttcgcttctgcgcgcgagcttggcgggacggggcgcgttttctggctcctaacttttttagctggctcctagattccaagcaaatttgtcaaaccctgctgtatTGACAGAGTTGAGAAGACTCAACTGATGCTGACAGTGTCTGCCATGAGGAGCGAAATGCGACCTGGCCAGTCCCACCCAAATTAAGAAACTTGCTGAAGAGGTAGCTGTAGTCCATACCCTCTCCCTACTCCACCAGAACCTTTCCCTATCACTGCCACTGTCTATGCCAGACGGGGAACTGGTCCCTAACCTGTCCACTTGAATAAGCACACCAAACCCAGAGGTTGGAGTCTTAAACACTCTGATATCCAGGCTTCATAGCGCTGCCCCTTTAAATCTACCACTGATAATATTATATAAACCTCAAAGCATCCAGTATActtatattgtgaaaaaaaaaaaaaacaatgagataaaaaacaaataaacaaaatcgCCAAATGAATGTCCAATATTGCCCCTACATAATTATGTCAATGCCCATAAACTGGTGCAGTCTTTTGTGCCAGTGAAAAACTCCTTATTTGGTGCAAGCAATGACAGTGCTGTGCTTCCCTCTGTTGTTCTGACACTCACCAGACAATGTGGATTCTATGCCTATGGCATCAGAGTCAAAACTGAATGCCTGAACAAATAATTTAGTCAGCTAAATAGAATTACAGTGCTtccataacaaaatatatattataaaaacattttaactGACTTAATTAATTATCCTGAGTTAATTTTTAgacaggcacattttttttataaaaacacaaaGGATTGATGTAAGCACGGACTAAGCTAtcgaaaataaattaatattttttacaattagtgACTTGAAAACACCATAAATAATATCCCAATtgtgatatacagtacataaataCTAAGATAATTGCAAAAAAGTTCCAAAATTGTCTGCAACAATAGAGTATACATATATCTAGtgtagcagagcgtcccagagagagctgggaaaagtcctgttcggggtttttacatctcccaggctcctctcctacaagttcagggatctctgatccagTATCCAGTTCGGGTCTTGGTCCTCGTCCCCAGGCtaatttaagctcacctgagcagTCAGCCTTTGCTCTCTGCCTGGGAAACACAGACAACGCTGGTCTGTGAGAGCTAAAAGGTTGGTAAAAAGCTGTTTATGTGGACAACTGACAAGCGGTAGGCTTGCTCAGCCTGGTAGTTAGGGCCCGCATAGTGTGCAGTTAGAGCCGAGATACGGCTAGGTTTTTGTTtgcctattttgttctgtttgtttttgttcagaACACTGCACAGCAACTCTATAAAGACTTGTAAATATCACCATTAAACACTTCACTGTTTGTCACTACTTCACTTGTTCTGGTATCTGTGCCTGAAAGCCTACTATCCCAGGGAGCTTGTGTACCTGCAACCTGCCCCCCAGGTTACACTAGTGTGAATAAAATTCAATAAACCACTTCTCCCATAGACAACATAACCAATGATAACTACTATCAGACAATAATCCACATTTTATGGAATTCAACTGTTATTCCCGCGAAGAAGGAAAAAGCATCAAACTACTCAAAAACTGTACGTCAATACGGCCCAAGaacgggaagaaaaaaaaacgatattaaaTTGAATAGTTATGTTATTATGTGGAGAATTCCCAAAGAGGTTCTAATTAGTTTTagttacggtatatatatatatatttagttacGGTATATATACACTTTAGCTACAGAGCTTTGTTATGAGAGACATGTATTGGAGACCAGGTCTAGTATCAACATGAAGAAGAGCAGCATTTGTAGGACTGCAGATAACCTCTCACATCTAGCTCCCAGGGCTTTGGGTCAGTCTCAGTCAAAGTAAGTTGGCTCAAAGGTGAGTTACAAAAGCTATGAATTACAAATTGAATTTTCATGTTGCAAATAATTGCTACTGAAGAATGTGGTGGAAAGTTTGAACTTCATATTTTATACCAGTGCAAAAGATAAATGTATGTTTTACTATGACAGGGCCACGCTTGTACTGTAGAAGGCATCTCCTGTCGTGGGAATCAGTAAAAGGTGTCAGGTATTAATTAAATGAGCTAAATCATCCTTTTGTCTTGAAAGGAAGCTCTGATAGTCTAAAAGGCCCCATCACAGTAGGGGCCCTTAGCATGCTAATGGAGCAAATGGTCAAACCACGCATCAAAGGAACGATTAGTGCATGCTAGAAACATCTTTAGGAGGCTTGGAGGGCAACCAATCAGGATTCGGATGGAACTCGGAACCAATGAATATCTAAGTTTGAGATTCAACCAATCCGCTCGTAAGGCAATGTTACACCAATAGCATCCTGAGGATTTTGAatcctggagggagggggggagaggagggcaaGGGAGCATAAAGGTCAGAGAGAAAACTCTGAGAGCTCTCTCTTGCCCTGCAGATGTGGACCTGAACAGTGGTGATGTAAACccttgtcctctctctctctctctctctcctccccc
This genomic window contains:
- the LOC120940401 gene encoding uncharacterized protein LOC120940401, coding for MLQRLRETDPVMYLQFLERQAEREERRAEREAAQREADRRHELEMTRLQQQRQVQNPGSLEHRDAALPVAPAAKFPVMEKDSDIDVYLLSFEKTCRQYHLPPAQWARYLTPGLRGKALDAYVELSEEQGNDYEALKAAIIQKFQLTPEVYRKRFRSLQKGPGDSYLDVESRLRTTFRQWTKGLKADSFESLEDLMIEDQLLHICPTDVRQFVLERKPNSAKVAAELADTYIHSRVSDHRKAPPNGWKGGKSHMATPPPPANQVPQQMEPAVPGAKAFLTNNRTCYTCGKAGHLKAQCPEQKKLTSPGHPASNPSAVLCVSGKPPGTNANLQPVTVGHRTVIGLRDTGAEVTLVRPEVIEETDIIPEKFLTLTGVGGTLSCVPRAYVFIDWGAGSGMREVGVSEEIPTAVLLGADLGTLVSYYVPAKSTQDAPTELSGPTKVLCTDVGVISGQPVDGQREGEGEVEVQGPPYSETGEETPLLGKVTDTGSNDAAMINVKCDDADVDVDDNALPVLVVTRSAAKAAEVQALIAEQQEEVSGPSPCSDPADSTSVEPQQPSLFATGLLAGTCGTAFETALQTDQTLAQLRSSADRPPAENCKQKLYWEKGKLYREGLPAEGNESDTRSRQLVVPSQFRGQLLKVAHEIPLAGHLGITKTRGRLMHNFYWPTMRTDIADYCRSCVTCQRVGKVGDVQRAPLKPLPVIDEPFKRVAVDIIGPLAIPSSSGKRFILTVVDYATRYPEAVALSCLRTDKVADALLGIFTRVGFPAELISDQGPQFMSDLMQALCLKIQMTHIVASAYHPQTNGLCERFNGTLKQMLCTFVHSQGKDWERYLPHLLFAYREVPQESTGFSPFELLYGRRVRGPLDLIRETWEGKIADPEVSVVDYVLKFRDKMETLVGIVRENMTKAQTNQKQWYDRNARERTFNVGQQVYALLPLRKNKLQAAWEGPYTITQRLNDVTYLVRLGEGSRRQRAIHVNMLKAHHERTAYVMPVCSRPEPEEADPLLDLLADSREVDSELLINSKLTPTQVPGLKRVLAVHGSRFTGKPGRTHLAIHQVDTGTHPPIKQSAYRVSLEVLADMKREVEEMLQLGVIQKSHSAWASPVVLVPKKDRTTRFCVDYRKLNAITTADAYPMPRIDELLDRLAAAHYITIMDLSRGYWQIPLAPEAREKSAFITPFGLFEFTVMPFGMKNAPATFQRVMNDLLEGLEPFAVAYLDDIAVFSPTWEEHLMHLSQVLDRLTDANLTVKPSKCQIGMNDVHYLGHQVGGGTLKPETGKVEAILAWPIPQTKKQVMSFLGTAGYYRKFVGNYSSLAKPLTDLTKKKLPKVVSWTPECEQAFQALKEALASAPVLQAPDFTRRFLVQTDASAYGLGAVLSQVDDAGEEHPILYLSRKLLPREVAYATIEKECLAIVWSLQKLQTYLYGRHFTVITDHNPLSWLNRVAGENGKLLRWSLILQQYDFTIQHKKGSAHGNADGLSRQAEPAGVGCVRREIVVPSHATT